In the Scomber japonicus isolate fScoJap1 chromosome 18, fScoJap1.pri, whole genome shotgun sequence genome, one interval contains:
- the pvalb6 gene encoding parvalbumin 6, which yields MAMTSILNADDIKKALDAFAVADSFDHRKFFEIIGLKAKSSDDVKKVFTVLDADMSGFIEEEELKFVLKGFAKDGRDLTDKETKAFLQAADKDGDGKIGVDEFAALVKE from the exons ATGGCAATGACCAGCATCCTCAACGCTGATGACATCAAGAAAGCTCTAGATGCATTTGCAG ttgcTGACTCCTTTGACCACAGGAAGTTTTTTGAGATAATCGGTCTGAAGGCCAAGTCTTCTGATGATGTGAAGAAGGTCTTCACGGTGCTGGACGCCGACATGAGCGGCTtcatagaggaggaggagctcaa ATTCGTCCTGAAAGGTTTTGCCAAAGATGGCAGGGACCTGACAGACAAAGAAACCAAAGCATTTTTACAAGCAGCGGACAAGGATGGAGATGGCAAGATTGGAGTCGATg AGTTTGCTGCCCTTGTGAAAGAATGA